In Sphingomonas sp. LT1P40, the DNA window CTGCCCACAGCATCGCCAGGCTGGTCGAATGCACCCATTCCATGTCCGGCACCGCCCCCGCCAGCACCAGCCCGCCCAGCGACGTCAGTTGTAGCGCCGTCTTCCACTTCGACAGCGCCGACACCGGCATCGACACCTGAATGCCGCCCAGAAACTCGCGCAGCCCCGACACCGCGATCTCACGCAACAGGATCACCAGCGCCGCGATCAGGTGCAGGTCCGGAATGATCCCCTTGCCGCACAGGATCAGGATGACCGCCGCGACCATGATCTTGTCGGCGATGGGATCCAGGAACACCCCCAGCTTCGACACCGCCCCACGCGATCGTGCGAGATAGCCGTCGAAATAATCGGTGATCCCCATCAGGCAGTAGATTGCGAAGGCCAGCCCATAGCCGGCGCGCCATTCGGGCCACCACAGGAAGAAGACCAGCAGCGGAACCGTGACGATTCGGGACAGTGTCAGTACATTGGGTAGCGTCAGCATGATCCAGCCTTAGCACCGTGCCACAATGCAATCATCCCCCACGATGCACGCGCCCACCGAAACCACATTGTCACATCCTGGCGATAGCGGTTGCCGCCAGCTATCCCCCCCGGCTATGCCCGGTCACCCAGGACGGACGAAGGCCCGCAATTTCATGATCAACGCGCTCGGATTGCTCAAGGAGCGCCGCTTTCTCCCGCTCTTCACCACACAGTTTCTGGGGGCGTTCAACGACAATCTGTTCAAGACCGCGTTGGTCCTGTTCGCCACTTATTCGGTGTTCAACGACCCCCAGCAGGAAAGCTATTTCAACGCGCTGGCGACGGGCCTTGCGATTCTCCCCTTCTTTCTGCTCTCCGCGCTGTCCGGCCAACTCGCCGACACCTATGACAAGGCGCGCATCATCCGCATCGTGAAGACCGTGGAAATCGGGATCATGATCTTCGGTGCGGCGGGCATCTATGTTGCGAAACAGGGCCACACCAATCTGGGTATCGGCATGATGCTGGGCGCCGTGTTCATGCTCGGCACCCACTCCACCTTTTTTGGCCCGATCAAATACGCGATCCTGCCACAGCATCTGGAGGATGATGAAGTGCTGGCCGGCACGGGGCTGGTCGAGGCGGGCACCTATCTCTCGATCCTGCTCGGCACCGTCGTCGCCGGCTGGGTGACGGTCGAGACAGCCGGGTTCCTGGTCATCGCGGTCGCCGCGATCGGCTGGTTCACAGGTCGCATCGTTCCCCCGGCCCCGCGCGCCGGTCCGATGCTGAAGGTCAATTACAATCCGATCACCTCGTCATGGCGGCTGGTCGGCGCGACGATGCATATCCCGCGCCTGTTCCTCGCCATTTGCGCGATCAGCTTTTTCTGGACGATCGGGTCGGTGTTGATCGTGATCTTCCCGCCACTGGCCAAGAATGTGCTGTCCGCCGACGAGCGCGTTGCCAGCCTGATGATCGCAATCTTCTCAATCGGTGTCGCAATCGGGTCGATCATCATCAACGCGATGCTGAAGGGCAAGATTTCCGCGAAGTACTCACCTATTTCGGTCATCCTGATGGCCGGGATCGTCGTACTGCTCTCGATCGAGGCGCAGCTATGGGTGCCCGCCCCAAATGGCGGTCTCTATGGCTTGGCCGAGTTCATCGTGATGCCGCAGTCATGGATCTTGCTGCTCACGCTGGTCGGTATCTCAATCACCGGCGGCATGTTCGTGGTACCGCTCTATGCCTTCCTCACCACCACCGTGACCAAGGATCAGACAGCGCGCACCGTGGCGGCTAACAACATCGTCAATGCCGGTGCGATGACGATCGGCGCGATCGCGGTGATAGCGATCACCGCTGCGGGCGTCGGCCCCGCTAACATGCTGTTTCTGGTGTCGGCGATGTGCCTGATCTCGGCATGGATCGCGCAAAAGCTCCACCGCGCCTGCGATTGATTTGGTTTCAGTAATGCTGAAACGCGGCGGCACCGGCCCGCTCCCCCACCCGGCTACCCACAGCGTATAATCGAATGGGTGGCCGGGTGGGGAGCAGACCGGTGCCGCACTCAAGCAATAAACGTATAGAAGCACACGAAGAACGCGGTGTAGCTCAGCACGAACAGCTTGATGTCGCTGTCGTCCTCGCGCTTGCGCACCTTGGCGCGCACTTGCGGAAGTGTCGCTCGGAACGGGTGGCCCCGGCGCTGATCGGCGGTGAGTGGACGGCTTCGCATGGCGTGAAGTTAACGCCTTGTTTACGATTCCGCCTATCGCAAAGCGTGGTTAACCAGCGTGCGAAATCGGGACAGCAATCATCGTGTAAAGCCTGCCAACAGTCCCGCCTGCTCAAAATCAAGCTCGCCGTTCGCGCCAGCCCGGGCGAGCGCTGGCACCTCGTAGGAAAGATTGCCCGAGCCATTGATGTCGAGACGAAACGCCATCTGAATCAGCGGCCCGATGTCGAGCGATTCCTTGTACGTCAGGCTGAATTCCATGATGAAATCGGCCGACGGGATCAGCAACACCGTGCCGTCTTCAAACTTGACCCCCGCCAGCAACTCGCCGGGGCCGCCGGTGGCGGCATAGCCAAGGCGCAATCCGTCATTATTCGACGCAACGACTTCCAGCAGCGCGCCATGCCGCGTCATCGCCGCGACAAACGCGCTGCCGCTTAGCTGCGATTGCTGCAACAGGCCTCGATAATCATCGACTGCCGCCTGTACCAGGCGATTGGTGATGGCCTGACCTAAATTGCCTCGGGAAATCAACGGCGCTGGCGCGGGCGAAGGTTGCGGGGTCGGGTTCTCAACGGCCTTCGATCGAGCAATCTTTGCATCACTTGTTCGATTTGAGTTCGACCCGGGCTCGGGATCGTCCGCTTTCAGCTGTTTCCTCTGCTCCGCTTCAAGCCGCTCCATGCGGTTGCTGTGCCCGCTAAGCCGTCCTTCCAGCCGGTCCTCCACCGCCCTGATCTTGCGCCTCGCATAACCCATGCTCAACAACGCGAAAAGCAGTGCAACGGCATAAGGCAGATATCCGCGCCACCCCGTCCCCTGCTGGGGGGGCGCCTCCGGGCCGGGCGTCTCGAAAGCGGCTGCAGGTTTGAAACCATTCTTGTTTGCCTGCTCGTTCGCCTCACTGTCCTGCTCGAATCCCGAGTCCGATGCGCTTTCTCCATCATCGCCCGTTGCGATTTCCGTGTCCGCGGCGTCCGCGGCAATGCCGTCCGCCTTGTTTCCACCCAACTTGCTTGACGCAGTCGCGGGGGCGGTCGCTGCGAACGCCAGCGCCAAAACGAGCGCAAGGCAGCGAGCGATCATGTGCGGAAATCCATCGACAATTGCTTGGCCTGCACATCGGTGGGCAATGCCAATTGATCGACCAGCGTCCGCAACGCCATGATGAAGGGTGGCTCACGCGATTCGGCCGTTTCACCCTCTTGCGTGGCTTTGTCGATCTGCGTGCGAACGGCATTCTGGATCATCCCGAATGCGCCCTGCGCTCGGTCGGGGTACAGGTTGAGTGCGATATCCTCGACCGCTTCGAGCTCTTGCAGAAACTCGGACAGCGGTGCCAGATCGACGGTCTTGACGCGCTCCTTGAACGCCATCTCACCGGTCATGCCGTCCGCTGGCAGCGGATTACCGCCGCGAAACTCAACGCCGACGCCCGCCGGGAGATATTCCCTGGCACCCGCGCGTCCGGACTTTACCGACGCATCGATCAGTCCGCCCCCGACCATCATGCCGCGCACGACCTCGAGCTTGGCATCCGACGTCGTGAACAATTGCGGCATGGGCCTCGTATCCACCCCAGCGGCGCGGCCGAACACCTGAAGGGCGCGG includes these proteins:
- the pgsA gene encoding CDP-diacylglycerol--glycerol-3-phosphate 3-phosphatidyltransferase; the encoded protein is MLTLPNVLTLSRIVTVPLLVFFLWWPEWRAGYGLAFAIYCLMGITDYFDGYLARSRGAVSKLGVFLDPIADKIMVAAVILILCGKGIIPDLHLIAALVILLREIAVSGLREFLGGIQVSMPVSALSKWKTALQLTSLGGLVLAGAVPDMEWVHSTSLAMLWAAAALTLITGWDYLRVGLKHMDS
- a CDS encoding MFS transporter, with the protein product MINALGLLKERRFLPLFTTQFLGAFNDNLFKTALVLFATYSVFNDPQQESYFNALATGLAILPFFLLSALSGQLADTYDKARIIRIVKTVEIGIMIFGAAGIYVAKQGHTNLGIGMMLGAVFMLGTHSTFFGPIKYAILPQHLEDDEVLAGTGLVEAGTYLSILLGTVVAGWVTVETAGFLVIAVAAIGWFTGRIVPPAPRAGPMLKVNYNPITSSWRLVGATMHIPRLFLAICAISFFWTIGSVLIVIFPPLAKNVLSADERVASLMIAIFSIGVAIGSIIINAMLKGKISAKYSPISVILMAGIVVLLSIEAQLWVPAPNGGLYGLAEFIVMPQSWILLLTLVGISITGGMFVVPLYAFLTTTVTKDQTARTVAANNIVNAGAMTIGAIAVIAITAAGVGPANMLFLVSAMCLISAWIAQKLHRACD